A genomic stretch from Bradyrhizobium quebecense includes:
- a CDS encoding LapA family protein, whose product MRKFFTAVIVVPLGLIFIIFAVANRHWVTVSFDPFNSVTPTVAVTLPLFVVIIASAILGVIAGGIGTWFKQGRWRRAARQHEADARHVRAELADLRATASRDDAQRRSAPAPLGFYGPNGRDKQGATL is encoded by the coding sequence ATGCGAAAGTTCTTCACGGCAGTGATCGTCGTTCCGCTCGGGCTGATCTTCATCATCTTTGCCGTCGCCAACCGTCACTGGGTGACGGTGTCGTTTGATCCCTTCAACTCTGTGACGCCGACGGTTGCGGTCACACTGCCGCTGTTCGTCGTCATCATCGCGTCCGCCATTCTCGGCGTGATCGCCGGTGGCATCGGAACCTGGTTCAAGCAAGGGCGCTGGCGCCGTGCCGCCCGCCAGCACGAGGCCGACGCCCGCCACGTCCGCGCCGAGCTCGCCGACCTCAGGGCCACGGCCTCCCGGGACGACGCGCAGCGTCGTTCGGCCCCGGCCCCGCTGGGCTTTTACGGGCCCAATGGGCGAGACAAGCAGGGCGCGACGTTGTAG
- the trpB gene encoding tryptophan synthase subunit beta, whose translation MNQNLPNSFRSGPDERGHFGIFGGRFVAETLMPLILDLEKAYADAKADPAFQAEMNVYLKDYVGRPSPLYFAERLTEHLGGAKIYLKREELNHTGSHKVNNVLGQIMVARRMGKKRIIAETGAGQHGVATATLCARFGLECVVYMGAVDVERQQPNVIRMEMLGAKVVPVQSGARTLKDAMNDALRDWVTNVHNTFYCIGTVAGPHPYPMMVRDFQSIIGHETRKQMQEAEGRLPDSLIACIGGGSNAMGLFHPFLDDPSVEIFGVEAAGHGLTQLHAASLAGGRPGVLHGNRTYLLMDADGQIEEAHSISAGLDYPGIGPEHAWLHETGRVKYLSATDEEALAAFQLLSRLEGIIPALESAHAIAKLSELAPQRPKDHLMVVNLSGRGDKDVPQVGDILKARQK comes from the coding sequence ATGAATCAAAACCTGCCCAATTCCTTCCGCAGCGGCCCCGACGAGCGCGGGCATTTCGGCATTTTCGGCGGACGCTTCGTCGCGGAAACGCTGATGCCGCTGATCCTCGATCTGGAAAAGGCCTATGCCGACGCCAAGGCCGATCCGGCATTCCAGGCCGAGATGAACGTCTACCTGAAGGACTATGTCGGCCGGCCCTCGCCGCTCTATTTCGCCGAACGGCTTACCGAGCATCTCGGCGGCGCGAAGATCTATCTGAAGCGCGAGGAACTCAACCACACCGGTTCGCACAAGGTCAACAACGTGCTGGGCCAGATCATGGTCGCGCGCCGCATGGGCAAGAAGCGCATCATCGCCGAGACCGGCGCCGGCCAGCACGGCGTGGCGACGGCGACGCTGTGCGCGCGGTTCGGGCTCGAATGCGTCGTCTATATGGGCGCGGTCGACGTCGAGCGGCAACAGCCCAACGTGATCCGCATGGAGATGCTGGGTGCCAAGGTCGTCCCGGTGCAGTCGGGCGCGCGCACGCTGAAGGACGCGATGAACGACGCGCTGCGCGACTGGGTCACCAACGTGCACAACACCTTCTATTGCATCGGCACGGTGGCGGGACCGCACCCCTACCCGATGATGGTGCGCGATTTCCAGTCGATCATCGGCCACGAGACGCGCAAGCAGATGCAGGAGGCCGAAGGCCGCCTGCCGGACTCGCTGATTGCCTGCATCGGTGGCGGCTCCAATGCCATGGGCCTGTTCCATCCGTTCCTCGACGATCCCTCGGTCGAGATCTTTGGCGTCGAGGCAGCCGGTCACGGGCTGACGCAGCTGCATGCCGCCTCGCTTGCCGGCGGGCGTCCCGGCGTGCTGCACGGCAACCGCACCTATCTTCTGATGGACGCCGACGGCCAGATCGAGGAAGCGCATTCGATCTCCGCCGGCCTCGACTATCCCGGCATCGGCCCCGAGCACGCCTGGCTGCACGAGACCGGCCGCGTGAAATATCTCTCGGCGACCGACGAGGAAGCGTTGGCCGCGTTCCAGCTGCTGTCGCGGCTCGAGGGCATCATCCCCGCGCTGGAATCCGCGCACGCGATCGCGAAACTGTCCGAACTCGCGCCGCAGCGACCGAAGGATCACCTGATGGTGGTCAACCTCTCGGGCCGTGGCGACAAGGACGTGCCGCAGGTCGGCGACATCTTGAAGGCGAGGCAGAAGTGA
- the sppA gene encoding signal peptide peptidase SppA — MSLDSDVIVDRRRIRRKLTFWRVAAAVIAIAAIVGVGVIAAGGRGAFSTSNTIARINIDGLIRSDQERVEALERLGKSSYAAVVVHINSPGGTTAGSEQLYDSLVQLKAKKPLVVVVEGLAASGGYITAIASDHIVAQQTSLVGSIGVLFQFPNVSELLKTVGVKMEEIKSSPLKAAPNGMEPTSPEARAAIEGLVKDSYAWFRGLVKERRGMDDALLEKVADGRVFTGRQAVDLKLIDQLGDEKTAIAWLVAEKKVKSDLPVRNYKLNPRFSDLTFLRTAASMTLDAFGLGGIARRVEQGGVAQAVDRFGLDGMLALWTPGGTD, encoded by the coding sequence ATGTCGCTGGATTCAGACGTGATCGTCGACCGCCGCCGTATCAGGCGCAAGCTGACATTCTGGCGCGTCGCCGCTGCCGTCATTGCGATCGCGGCCATCGTCGGCGTGGGCGTGATCGCTGCCGGTGGACGCGGCGCCTTCTCGACGTCGAACACGATCGCGCGGATCAATATCGACGGGCTGATCCGCAGCGACCAGGAGCGCGTCGAGGCGCTGGAGCGGCTCGGTAAGTCGAGCTACGCGGCTGTTGTCGTGCACATCAATTCGCCCGGCGGCACCACCGCGGGCTCCGAGCAGCTTTACGATTCGCTGGTGCAGTTGAAGGCGAAGAAGCCGCTCGTCGTCGTGGTCGAGGGATTGGCGGCCTCGGGCGGCTACATCACGGCGATCGCCTCCGACCACATCGTCGCCCAGCAGACCTCGCTGGTCGGCTCGATCGGCGTGCTGTTCCAGTTCCCCAACGTTTCCGAATTGCTCAAGACCGTCGGCGTGAAGATGGAGGAAATCAAATCTTCCCCGCTGAAGGCGGCGCCCAACGGCATGGAGCCGACCAGTCCGGAAGCCCGCGCCGCGATCGAGGGTCTGGTCAAGGATTCCTATGCATGGTTCCGTGGATTGGTGAAGGAACGGCGCGGCATGGACGACGCCCTGCTGGAGAAGGTCGCGGATGGACGCGTCTTCACCGGCCGGCAGGCGGTCGATCTCAAGCTGATCGATCAACTCGGGGATGAAAAGACCGCGATCGCCTGGCTGGTTGCGGAGAAGAAGGTTAAAAGCGACCTGCCGGTGCGCAATTACAAGCTCAATCCGCGATTCAGCGACCTGACCTTCCTGCGCACCGCGGCGTCGATGACGCTCGATGCGTTCGGTCTTGGCGGCATCGCGCGGCGGGTCGAGCAGGGTGGCGTAGCCCAGGCGGTCGACCGGTTCGGGCTCGACGGCATGCTGGCGCTGTGGACTCCCGGAGGAACCGACTAG
- a CDS encoding phosphoribosylanthranilate isomerase translates to MPLLVKICGLSTRETLDVALDGGADMVGFVFFSPSPRHISLETARELGSRAKGRAVKVALTVDADDATLENIVETLRPDILQLHGKETTARLRDIKQKFGLPLMKALPVETAADLAPLPGYAGVADRILFDARAPKDATRPGGLGAPFDWHLLENLDLALPYMVSGGLNADNVAEAVRVTRAGGVDVSSGVERTPGVKDPELIRAFIRAARATQELMVR, encoded by the coding sequence ATGCCCCTGCTCGTCAAAATCTGCGGCCTGTCCACGCGCGAGACGCTCGACGTCGCGCTTGATGGCGGTGCCGACATGGTGGGGTTCGTGTTCTTCTCCCCGTCGCCGCGCCATATCAGCCTCGAGACCGCGCGCGAGCTCGGCAGCCGCGCCAAGGGCCGCGCCGTCAAGGTCGCGCTGACCGTCGATGCCGACGACGCCACCTTGGAAAACATCGTCGAGACGCTGCGGCCGGATATCCTGCAACTGCACGGCAAGGAAACCACCGCGCGGCTGCGCGACATCAAGCAGAAGTTCGGCCTGCCGCTGATGAAGGCGCTGCCGGTCGAGACCGCTGCCGACCTCGCCCCGCTGCCGGGCTATGCCGGCGTCGCCGACCGCATCCTGTTCGATGCCCGCGCGCCGAAGGATGCCACGCGGCCGGGCGGTCTCGGCGCGCCGTTCGATTGGCACCTGCTCGAAAATCTCGATCTCGCGCTGCCCTACATGGTCTCCGGTGGGCTCAATGCCGACAACGTCGCTGAAGCTGTCCGCGTCACCCGCGCCGGCGGGGTCGACGTGTCGTCGGGCGTCGAGCGCACGCCGGGCGTCAAGGATCCCGAGCTGATCCGCGCCTTCATCCGCGCCGCACGCGCAACCCAAGAACTGATGGTTCGATGA
- a CDS encoding integration host factor subunit beta: protein MIKSELVQRIAEHNPHLYQRDVENIVNAILDEIVAALARGDRVELRGFGAFSVKHRPARAGRNPRTGEHVPVDQKSVPFFKTGKEMRERLNRDEAEAGASKIDAPKADA from the coding sequence ATGATCAAATCCGAACTTGTTCAGCGTATCGCCGAGCACAACCCGCACCTCTACCAGCGGGACGTCGAGAACATTGTGAATGCGATTCTCGATGAAATCGTCGCGGCGCTGGCGCGTGGCGACCGCGTCGAGCTGCGCGGTTTTGGCGCTTTCTCGGTGAAGCATCGCCCGGCCCGTGCCGGCCGCAATCCGCGTACCGGTGAGCATGTGCCGGTCGACCAGAAGAGCGTGCCGTTCTTCAAGACCGGCAAGGAAATGCGCGAGCGCCTCAATCGCGACGAAGCCGAGGCTGGAGCCTCCAAGATCGACGCGCCCAAGGCTGACGCTTAA